The genomic stretch CACTGGACCCACTGAAATGACGCAAACAAACAAAAGATGAGTAAATAATATAGACATTAGGATAACTCGAGAGATGAAAAGAAACATACCCATTCAGTTTCAGCATCTGTTTCAGCATAATCAAATCTCTTAACATATTTAGCTCTGGAACTGCTTAGATGGTGGCATTTGCTACAAATTGAAGATTTATCCTTTCCATTTTCAACTTCAGCATAATAGCAACCAGTAGAATTTATTATTTTGAAACAGAGAGCGCAAAATCGTGGAGGTGGTTCAAAAAGAAGCTTCTCCATCCCACATAAACTGCATGTATTCTGATCAGGCAAGCCTTCATTATTTTGGGTTTCTTGAGATGTCAACTTGCCCTGAAAAAAGCAAGGAAAATCATGATCAGGGGTGCGAGCTAGGTAAACAAATAAAATCCTGAATGATAGAAGCAATCCAATCTGAATGAAACAAAGCCTTAGCAATAAATCATGCACAAGGCTCTAGTTTGATCACGTATGATCAGCATACTATGTCGCCAATCAATCAGATAGTTATGTTATCATCACACACAAGATAATACATAACTATCTAATTGATTGGTGACAGTTGATGCTACAGGATTAAAGTCAAGTCTACTCACAGTTATAGAAAACACAGGAGATAGAAATAGTTATTCACTCACCAAACAAGTATGCTGGTTTATTAGACTACTCAGGTGATCTCGAATCTCCTCGGCAGTTAATGCGTAAAGTATAGAAgctcctcctttcctcctcaAACTTAATTTGACCCCACTTGCTGTCTGATCCACACTCTTAGAGTCTTTCATCTCAATGTCATCCTTTACACAGTGCAATTCTTTTTCTGTAACAATCTCCATGTTATGTACACCTTCACTACCCTGTCGTAGCATATCATCGGTGTCAGCATTAATGACACCCAAGGAACTGCAATGTGATTTTGTAGGCAATTCTGTGATTTCTGAGTGTAATGTTTCACCACACGCATGATTCCCCCCATTCACAACAGGCTTTTGCTCCTTTGGACTCTCTACTTGATTGACATCGACAAGACCGGCAACGTCAGCCTTCAGGCGCTTTACTGGACGCTTACCATAAGATTCATCTGAAACAGGTGAGGATGGCTTTGATACTGTGCTATTTGATGTCTGCTCAGATCTCTCAATTCTCTCTCCCTCAGGGTCACAAGGATCACAGTCTGCCATAAGGCAGCACTGGTACTGGGCACTGGGGGAGCTTAAACTTGAGTATGTCTCCCTGCAGAAATCTTCACAGTCCGACATGCGCCaaaatttttctttcatttccaCGCATCTGTCAAGTTGACATTGTCCTTGATACATTTCATGTCTTTCAGTTGTGCTATTTGAGTGAACTGACTGCTCTACTGGCTGGCTCCATGCACCATCTAACTTTTTCTCATATTCTCTGTATTGTTGAAATGATTGTCCTTCACCGGTGGAATCAGAACCTGCAGAAAGTTTTTGTCCActtgctttagagatagagtccacCGATGATCTTATCATTGCATTGGAACTTGTGGTTGGATCACACACGGCTGATAAAGGACTGGAACTCCCAGACATAGATGATATTGGACTATCAACAGGATGAGCACCACCTGGTGAAAATTCGCTCATATCATTTAGGATGTGATGACCTAATCAAATAATATGGGAAGTACATTGGTCATTTACAAACAAATCAATGTAAGACAAGGGATGCAAACAATTTACCTGGAAAATTGTCCTTTACATGGCCATTTGGGAATCCAGCACTGGCAATCTCACCAAGTCCTGAACTACATTTTGGAAGTGCTGACACACATGGAGCAACTAAGGTGCTCCTAAAGCTTTCAGGCCTTTCAGTTAGATGAAAATTAGCAGCTGCAACATTGTGATTATATGGTAAATATCCTGCAAAAATAGAACCAATAAAGAATTATAGATTTAATGGCGCGTTGTGAGATACAATCAGGACTCGTCATCCCAACTTACTCTGAGAAGTGAACATAGTATGTGTAGGCATGTCTCTTGCACGTGCAGGCAAATTAGTAAAAGCAGGATCAACTCTCTCATGATAGACACTAGAGTCTATCATCTGTATCCCAGGCAGCTGCTGTAAATTTTTTGTCGTTGGAGCTGCTGAGGATATCCATGAATCTCTGTGGTTTCTATGCGATACAGAATTGAGCAAAGCATTCACCCTGACTTCTAGAGTGCTGAGATCCATGTAATGGACCTGACATAAAAAAAAGGTTAGGTGCCAGCAAGACATTATAAAGTAGTAAGATATTTAGTTATGGAGTTTGAACAAAAACTTCAATGGGCACATACAATTATACAGGCACAACAAATGATATGAAACATGTGGCTAAACAAAAAGGATAAAGGTACAAGAATAGCTAATTTGAATATCAGTTAGCCTTAGTCAAACATGTAGCTGTTCCATACGAGGATGTCGGGCAAGAATCAGACCTAAATTTTTAGTATGCTATATAATATATTGTAGTTGCATGGCAGCATTAAACAGCACTAACCTTTGGTGCTCTTTTGTAGAGGCATTCGtcaatttttcttgaaaatttcAGAAGGTAATCCGGGCTGGTTTTAGCAAATTGTTCCCTCTTTTTCAGGCAACTTGCACTGGATAGATGAAAAGAAACATCAGAATATACTTactgtttgaaaaaaaaaagatatgccaccaaaaaggaaagaaatgaaaaaaaaagaaatgactATCTCTTTTTGAACCATTCTCTAGTAAACCATTGAATTATGCAGAAAAACATACAGTAAAGAAAGATAAAAATGAACCAAAGCATCTCAGTTTCAATTTCAATGACCCTCTAGTGCTACTAATTGGAATTAACTAaaaaatgtttttctgtacTCGGAATCAAGTAAAAGCTATACCTTGATACGAATACATGCATCTCGCATGACTAATACAATGTAACAGTAATCTACTGAACTAAGATTAACCATGCTGTATCagcaaaatataaataaaatgtAAAATTCAGACTTGTAACGATTCAATATGAAAGCATGATAGACGTACATGGTGCAAGCTACCTAGGCGAACACTGTAAAATACCCAGAAACAACATCAGTTGCCACTATCAGATATTTGCATACAAAATTGCACTGGAAATTGACAGCTCAGAGTGCTTTTTTTGCAGAATTTTCTGCCCACAAGAGAAAATGCACCAGCCGATCATCTGGAACTGCCCAAAGAATGGATGATTCTGAAGTAACAAACTTCAATTACATGGCCAGCATACTTTATTAGTCAAGAAATGAACTCATTGCATTTACGTTCATAGAACCACAGAACAATGCATGTAGACAAATATGAAAATAGATCTATTACCAAGGACGAAGATGAACATTACATGAATTAAATGCATTCAGTTAGCTGCGTGAATTCCTAGAATGTACCAGGATTCACATGATTGCTTGTTCACAAACAAGAACCAATATTAACAGCATCTAGTAATTTACAAGTCAAAACTACTACAGATTCTGGTGGTTTCCAAACTTACATTTTTTGAATGATAATGCCGCGGATCGGAGAGGTAGACTGATCCATGTTATCCGGCTGAAGCATTTCAAAATCGCTCGGTGACATCTGTTGCTGAATAGAGAAGCTGCTCGGCGCATAGGAGGCCATAACTTTCCCTTGCAGGGTTTGAGCCATCATGCTGGTAGCATTCACCTGAAATGCAGAAACACATCATGTCATCAAGAGATGGATCAGCAGCTGCAATGCACCCACATGGTGAGGACAGGCAACGGATCACTAACGCAAAGCAAAGTAGCACACAAGAAGTGGCATACACTCATACTAGAAACAGAATTTACAGACACTGGTCCTGAAACAAATTGCCTAAAACAGGTAAACAATTTACACATAAGAGCATAAAGACCATGCCCTGAGAGTCATGCTACACAATCACAAATTCTGTAGTAGAATTATGAAAGGCACCACCCACTGGCGCCCAAATCGACTCTCTTATGCACTAGGTACTAGTACTACACATTGGACATTGCCACCAAGGCCGACCAGGAAGCCGCAGCAAGCTTTGCTGCGCAATAACTAAAGCAACAACATAAGGATTTCAGCATGCACCGATAACTCCCAAGTCCACAACTATGGgcatcatttttatttttattttttctgatCATCAAACGATATTAGAAACAACTAATTTAATTATATAAAAGGCTAAAAACAACACTGCAAGATCAGAGGAACCACGCAGGGTGAGGGCACGAGGCTTCCATGGCGAACCCGTGCCCAACGAGACGAAAAAACAAGAACTCCAAGAACACCCTAACCCTAGGGGAGCCGTACGGCGCCCCGGCTCCTCCAGCGAGAGGTACCAGATCGGATCGGACCACGACTGACGTAgggagcggcgggagggaggtAGCGGGGGCGTTACCTAGTTCTCCCCTGCGGCGATACGGCCGCGAGGGACGTCGTCTCAGGGGACGGCGGGGAGGGCCCAGGGCGCTCCGGCCTCGCCGGGGGAGCGGCGCTAGGGTTAgggctgaggcggcggcggcgtaggtggggaggaggcggtCAGAGTCAACGCGGGAGcgatgaggagagagaaagcggAGATAAGTCAAGGCCGAGGGGCCCACTCGGCGGGCCGAATTCGAGACGGGCCCGATAAACCCCGACGACACGAGCTCTCTCTCGCTCGGAAGCCTCGGATCCGCCGAGTAGGTAGTTGGTTTGTTGTTGGGCTCGGGAGGGGATCGCGCGTTTCGAGTCTCTCTTTTGGCGGTTAATATTCGGCCCGGGTGGAGGAAGGAGGGAGAGGAAAAAACGGGAACGAGAGAAGCAACCGACAACGATGCGTGCAGGTGGGCGCGGGCCGCGGGGGCTCCCACTCGGACGAGATGTCATCCTATTTTCCATCTTCCCCAAAAGTATTTTTTACTCAAGatcgttttatttttttaatatatagatttgttatgtatttagacataacaTATACCTAGCGTATAATAAATTTCATGCATctctaaaaaataaaatgacctacaatttgaaacggagtgAGTATTAGTTACTCATTGGTATTTTTTATGGAGTGGTAAATGATGTTGTTAATGCATAGTTTCTAGCATTTTCAAAAGTTTTAACAAAATGCCTACTGTTTTGTGGCTAGTGAATAAAATGTATTAGACACTTTTAGCCACTTTACAAAAATCGTGGGGAAAAGGAAAGTCCAGTAGCGTGTGAGTCGGTACTTGACGAGTGTCGCGATTTGCAGTTAAACATGCACAACACCAAAGCAACGTACGCCGCGGGCGACTGGCTAATAAATGTGATCGCTTCAAAGTGTACTAGGTACTAAAAAAACCCTCCCATCCTAAGTTCCAGCGATGGAGCTGCCACTGTCAGCCTACTTCCTTGCTGTCGTGCTCGCCACCACGCTTTGCTCTCCCGtacccatcctcctcctccttctccaccgCCACTAGAGCTGCTCTCACAAGTACAACCTCCCGCGGCCTCAaccttgttcttctcctctTACTTCTTGTCTCCTTGCGCCAGGGCCACCCCCTCCTTTACCTCATCTTCTTTCTCCTCGTGGTCGTTTTCTAGTTCATTCTCTTACCATAGCAAATCCGGATGAGAACATTGTTGTTTGAAACCTCCGCCTCCTCTAAGCTGGAGTAGTTGTCCTTTGATTacatctccacctcctcctcgccttaAAAATtcatggtggaggaggagctctCAAGGTGGTGGCTATGGCGCGAGAGTTGAATGCAGCTGCCGTGGTGGAAATGGAGAGGTATCGGGCATGGATTTGGATGTTGAGTCAAACAACAACGTGATTTAGGCCATGCTATTTCTAAGCCGACTGGGGCACGACCTTTTCCTTTTGGCACTGCCACAGCCATAGCTGCACAACATGATGAACTTTGGGCCATGCCAACACAGCATTTGGACTTGAGGACCGTTCCGTGCCTAGGATCTTAGCACACGATGACTGTCTGGTGGCGCGATATGACAGTAGCTTTCATCAATACTTGACTTATGCATTAGTATATAGTTCCGAGCAAAACTTAAACCATCATATacaaaattcttttaaaaatattacaTGTAAAAGTCATATTAATCATGTTAACAATTAGTGTGGATAAAGAAAAATCCACAATGTAAGAAGCCAATGCACCGAGCCACCAACCAAACTAATTATCTACGACTAAAGCACTACGTGATTATAACTGAAGACACACACTACTAGGAAAAACgctattagtaccggttggaataaCATTaaaggtattaaaaaattaaaaaaattgaaatccccCCCCGGACCCCCCGCCCCCccgacccgccgccggccacccaaCCCCTCCGCTGCCCGCCCCCGCTGCCGCGCCCGTCCCACTGCCCCTCCGTCTGCCCGCTACCTGAGCCCTCACCCGGCCCCACcatcctccgcctccaccccgccgcccctccgcccgcTCACCGCCCCCGCCACCCGCCTGCCGCCATCCGCCCCCGCCCTCCGCCTCTGACGGCTCCTGCCCACCCGCCCGCTGCCacttccgccgcctccgcccggctcCTGCCCGTCCACccaccatcaccgccgccgcaagctcGGGAGGCAGAGGAGATCGAGAAAGAGAAGAGATGGATGGGAGGAGATCGAGTGGGAGGATAACAAGATGAGTTTGtgtgagagaggggggaggATAAGAAGATGAGtctgtgtgtgagagagaatgGGGCACCGGCGGATAGgagctttagtaccgggtggtagctCCACCCGGTAGTAAAGGGCCCTCCGCCGGCTCCCACCCGCCCACCcatcgtcgctgccgccgcaaGCTCGAGAGGTAGAGgagatcgagagagagagagagagaagagacgGACAAGAGGAGATTGAGTGGGAGGATAAGAAGACGAGTTcgtgagagagagggggaggataAGAAGACGAGTCTGTGTGAGAGAGAGAATGGGGCGTCGGCGGATGGGAGCTTATAGTATGGGGTGGtagctccacctggtactaaagggttccccggtactaaagggaaacctttagtaccgggtggagctaagcctttagtactaggtgggagctccacccagtactaaagggggttacaGGGGCTCATCAGGGACAATccgttaggcccggtactaatgctcacaatAGTACCGAGTCAAAATGCAACCAGTACTGAGTCTCGGGACAAAAGGCCATTTCTCCGGTAGtgacactactagaaaaatgacctctcgTCCTGAGACTTTGTACCGGTTcaatttggacccggtacttaAGGTAACATTAGTGCTGGATCCAAATTTGAGATCCCCTAGAGGctctctagtaccggttggagcccccatccggtactagagggtctcCACCGCACACACTTAGTTTTTCACGCGATTCCACGCACGTGCCAGCCCCTTCCGCACACACTTATCTCCACGCACACCGCTCCACTCCCTCATCCTCATCTCCTGCTATcttctgtctctctctctctctttctcccgtCTAgcttcctctctcccttcctcttcctccttgtgCCTCACCTCACCGGCcggccctcccctccctccccccctccgctcgccctaACCGGCGGTGAGGAGTGGCAGCGACAGCCATCGGGGCGCAGCGGCGAAGTGACGGcgtgtaacgcccgtaaaatacacccagttaaatcaaccgttaaaaacactttccaaaatttttccgaccgccgagctccgtcaaaaCCTCTCCCTTCCGTCGGCCCCGCCGTCCTAGCCCCGGCTTGTCAACTCTCCATTTtccgctccccgtaattttcaccgcgtgcccgtcaagtccatcaccGCGCGCAGACGAATCCCGCAATTTTCGCCAtcttttttccccccccccctttcctccctttctcttctttctttccttttcttcctctttctttcccttctcctttttccttctctttcttcctcctctcctcctccttctctctcctctttacTTCCCCTGCCACCCCCCCCAATTGCGCGTGGGCTGGGACCCCACGCCAACACGCGCGCCGAGGGCGGGACGCACGTCGGGGCGAGTGTCGAGCGCCCCGAGCCACCGTAAACCGCCCGTGCACGTGTCCTGAGTGGCGAGCCCGCCTAACCCAGGTCACACAGACGCGTTGCTCGGTGCGTCNNNNNNNNNNNNNNNNNNNNNNNNNNNNNNNNNNNNNNNNNNNNNNNNNNNNNNNNNNNNNNNNNNNNNNNNNNNNNNNNNNNNNNNNNNNNNNNNNNNNNNNNNNNNNNNNNNNNNNNNNNNNNNNNNNNNNNNNNNNNNNNNNNNNNNNNNNNNNNNNNNNNNNNNNNNNNNNNNNNNNNNNNNNNNNNNNNNNNNNNNNNNNNNNNNNNNNNNNNNNNNNNNNNNNNNNNNNNNCGGCCATTTCTTCTTTCACCTCCTGgtgtctccaggaagaagaaggggtaaatccctctcctcgcaaTCCAACCCACCAATTTCCCTGATTCGCGAACCAGTCCTCCCACCATTCTAAGAATAACTACAGATAGGCCCctgctctcgcggttcagtcctaaaccccgtATTAAAGCCCCAAATACCCCTTTAaaccgtcatttcatgcgccaaatttcctccaatcaaccccaaattcgaccacagcctcctctcatatatttccgccgaggcatatcaaaattccATGAAAATACCCTGTCTACCTactttccattcaaatttcctgttcggagctcatcgggtaaaatccttttcctttttatttattgtgtgcttgtttgtgtgtgccgtagatcgcggagtacccgaggaggagcgcgaggaggagttcgaccgcgagcccgagcccgaggaccagtaccgcgagcaggagctcccggaaggccttgagaacggcaagtccaatctcaccctttgatgcatatttaatacccagtttttcagacacaacctattggcctgttttataaaatgcatattgttttatcgcaagacatggttggatagccaccccttgattgttatgactattccttgttgtcccatatttatctctaaatatgagttgctctgtttagatggtaaatactgctagaatgcttaggaactcattatccaaattcaaacatgactacacctgtttactcggaaaataatgtgtgagtatgtttaactgaggagttgagtttttcgggtgtaaagagaagtggtggatgagatggatgggtgtttcctGTGTGGAACGTCgggttgttgtgctcgtacctcagtggttgagcagagtgggagatatccatcttgtcatggctaaggaccgagttgatgtgtcatcctgcctaattccatcatcgtacaaccactcgatcgttgtatgggcaacggcttagcataaatcccactagctgaactgctAGGCtccaggtgtgctggtgagcaacgggaggccttggaaaaggactaagctcttggtgacttaggtcccggtttcagccccgtggatgggttgctaaccccttgagcgcttccgtgttgactagtcagtgttggctaaggtgggtaatggctttgttaggatccgtaccgacactaaggtgatcgcgatacggtaccctacttgtgggaaaagtgtacaacctctgcagagttaaaacctatccgggtagccgtgtccacggcattggacgagttacggctcggtcacacaactagcttttggggatgactggtattttactgcgtgtgtgggtgtgtgtggaattttggaagtgtccggcaggtgtgccgtgcgctacggcggacggggggtccggtagcgataaaacttggatcctttgtgtaggatcaaccccacttgatatgttgtttactaaaatgtttttcattaaaccgctttgaaatggaaccccgcatgtgtctaaaaatttcgctttactgcaaataaaccatagcttattccttgattattcatatgcatattcttgttgtatccccctccgtggatggggttggacttgctgagtacttttgtactcacccttgtgttgttacttcagaggaggatccggacttcgtcgccgaggacttcgagtaggaggttgcgtctgcacccaacgctgcctgcggtgttggcccttttgcaggatgcttccgctgacgcttagctccgattgcagcccggagtccgactggactgcaacttggatttgtgttgttatcgctttagtcttgctttgggtgtggcttgcccgcccgctccttcgggagttgtacggtttctgaactatctgttgaataaatgtgttatcagcctcctgggactgataaattggatcacatttagtctctacttatgtggggacgcttcacggCGGGACGGAGCCGCAATGGCGGAGGCGgatgggaggaggagaaggtagagggggctggcggcgggcggtggagacggaggaggaagaggcggaaggggccggcggcgggcgaacGAGGCGGaggggggccggcggcgggcagaggaggggaggagaaggaggaggaggcggagggagcCAGCGGCGGTGGGgggattttctttctttttttaattttttaacaccatccaaccggtactagaggactcccctctagtaccgattggttAGTACCAGTTGCACAACTGGTATTAGTGGGGGTTCCAAACTGGTACTGGAgctatttttctagtagtgtgaGACGACGACGTACACCATACGCCACCACCAGTTGGAGCCATTTTTTTCTAGTAGTGCGAGACGACGGTGTACACACATACGCCAGGTCAGTACCCGGGAGCTGTGAGCAAACAAATCGCCGGGAAAACTTCAACAACCCACGGTGCAATCGGCAGGGGAAACACCGATGTGTCGTCGCCAGACGTTGTCTCTTGCCTTGTCGCTGCAGTCTCTCATCCAGTGATGATCCCAATGCAAGCTTCACCTCGCTTTTATCAGCTGGATGGTGGAGAAATAAACACTCCATTTGTCCGGCGCTACCGACCCAGAGAC from Setaria italica strain Yugu1 chromosome II, Setaria_italica_v2.0, whole genome shotgun sequence encodes the following:
- the LOC101762503 gene encoding probable histone acetyltransferase HAC-like 3 isoform X3, whose amino-acid sequence is MMAQTLQGKVMASYAPSSFSIQQQMSPSDFEMLQPDNMDQSTSPIRGIIIQKIASCLKKREQFAKTSPDYLLKFSRKIDECLYKRAPKVHYMDLSTLEVRVNALLNSVSHRNHRDSWISSAAPTTKNLQQLPGIQMIDSSVYHERVDPAFTNLPARARDMPTHTMFTSQRYLPYNHNVAAANFHLTERPESFRSTLVAPCVSALPKCSSGLGEIASAGFPNGHVKDNFPGGAHPVDSPISSMSGSSSPLSAVCDPTTSSNAMIRSSVDSISKASGQKLSAGSDSTGEGQSFQQYREYEKKLDGAWSQPVEQSVHSNSTTERHEMYQGQCQLDRCVEMKEKFWRMSDCEDFCRETYSSLSSPSAQYQCCLMADCDPCDPEGERIERSEQTSNSTVSKPSSPVSDESYGKRPVKRLKADVAGLVDVNQVESPKEQKPVVNGGNHACGETLHSEITELPTKSHCSSLGVINADTDDMLRQGSEGVHNMEIVTEKELHCVKDDIEMKDSKSVDQTASGVKLSLRRKGGASILYALTAEEIRDHLSSLINQHTCLGKLTSQETQNNEGLPDQNTCSLCGMEKLLFEPPPRFCALCFKIINSTGCYYAEVENGKDKSSICSKCHHLSSSRAKYVKRFDYAETDAETEWWVQCDKCKAWQHQICALFNKKCEGAKAEYTCANCFLKEKDSGDIYALESSTVLGAQELPRTKLSDHIEQRLSERLEQDRQQRASTSGKGAEEVPRVEGLTVRVVSSADRVLQVQPRFHEFFKQEKYPGEFPYKSKAILLFQKIEGVDVCLFAMYVQEYGSDCPSPNQRHVYLAYIDSVKYFRPEIKSASGEALRTFVYHEILIGYLDYCKKRGFVSCSIWACPSTKRDDYVLYCHPTVQKMPKSDKLRSWYQNLIKKAVKEGVVVERNTLYDFFLQPANECKANISAACLPYCENDFWPGEAERLLEKKDDKTSQKQETQVGRLLRVAKRDDRKGNLEDILLVHKLGERMRTMKEDFMMLCLQQFCKHCHQPIVSGRSWVCTSCKNFHLCDKCHAEEQNTAQKDRHPATTKQKHAFERIEVESLPETDDGDPIMESKYFDSRIDFLKHCQDNQFQFDTLRRAKHSTMMILYYLHNSSCSACHHAVDRCLVWRCLRCIGCTFCDPCYKQNGESLHIHELTQIDTSKKNAQDYVECLVHASRCFDPRNCTLQVCLTLKKLFFHGVRCDIRARNWGGCQKCVFMWKILLHHSKGCNDTDCTVPRCRDIKVYMAEKMKLPGPV
- the LOC101762503 gene encoding probable histone acetyltransferase HAC-like 3 isoform X2, with amino-acid sequence MMAQTLQGKVMASYAPSSFSIQQQMSPSDFEMLQPDNMDQSTSPIRGIIIQKIASCLKKREQFAKTSPDYLLKFSRKIDECLYKRAPKVHYMDLSTLEVRVNALLNSVSHRNHRDSWISSAAPTTKNLQQLPGIQMIDSSVYHERVDPAFTNLPARARDMPTHTMFTSQTANFHLTERPESFRSTLVAPCVSALPKCSSGLGEIASAGFPNGHVKDNFPGHHILNDMSEFSPGGAHPVDSPISSMSGSSSPLSAVCDPTTSSNAMIRSSVDSISKASGQKLSAGSDSTGEGQSFQQYREYEKKLDGAWSQPVEQSVHSNSTTERHEMYQGQCQLDRCVEMKEKFWRMSDCEDFCRETYSSLSSPSAQYQCCLMADCDPCDPEGERIERSEQTSNSTVSKPSSPVSDESYGKRPVKRLKADVAGLVDVNQVESPKEQKPVVNGGNHACGETLHSEITELPTKSHCSSLGVINADTDDMLRQGSEGVHNMEIVTEKELHCVKDDIEMKDSKSVDQTASGVKLSLRRKGGASILYALTAEEIRDHLSSLINQHTCLGKLTSQETQNNEGLPDQNTCSLCGMEKLLFEPPPRFCALCFKIINSTGCYYAEVENGKDKSSICSKCHHLSSSRAKYVKRFDYAETDAETEWWVQCDKCKAWQHQICALFNKKCEGAKAEYTCANCFLKEKDSGDIYALESSTVLGAQELPRTKLSDHIEQRLSERLEQDRQQRASTSGKGAEEVPRVEGLTVRVVSSADRVLQVQPRFHEFFKQEKYPGEFPYKSKAILLFQKIEGVDVCLFAMYVQEYGSDCPSPNQRHVYLAYIDSVKYFRPEIKSASGEALRTFVYHEILIGYLDYCKKRGFVSCSIWACPSTKRDDYVLYCHPTVQKMPKSDKLRSWYQNLIKKAVKEGVVVERNTLYDFFLQPANECKANISAACLPYCENDFWPGEAERLLEKKDDKTSQKQETQVGRLLRVAKRDDRKGNLEDILLVHKLGERMRTMKEDFMMLCLQQFCKHCHQPIVSGRSWVCTSCKNFHLCDKCHAEEQNTAQKDRHPATTKQKHAFERIEVESLPETDDGDPIMESKYFDSRIDFLKHCQDNQFQFDTLRRAKHSTMMILYYLHNSSCSACHHAVDRCLVWRCLRCIGCTFCDPCYKQNGESLHIHELTQIDTSKKNAQDYVECLVHASRCFDPRNCTLQVCLTLKKLFFHGVRCDIRARNWGGCQKCVFMWKILLHHSKGCNDTDCTVPRCRDIKVYMAEKMKLPGPV
- the LOC101762503 gene encoding probable histone acetyltransferase HAC-like 3 isoform X1, with amino-acid sequence MMAQTLQGKVMASYAPSSFSIQQQMSPSDFEMLQPDNMDQSTSPIRGIIIQKIASCLKKREQFAKTSPDYLLKFSRKIDECLYKRAPKVHYMDLSTLEVRVNALLNSVSHRNHRDSWISSAAPTTKNLQQLPGIQMIDSSVYHERVDPAFTNLPARARDMPTHTMFTSQRYLPYNHNVAAANFHLTERPESFRSTLVAPCVSALPKCSSGLGEIASAGFPNGHVKDNFPGHHILNDMSEFSPGGAHPVDSPISSMSGSSSPLSAVCDPTTSSNAMIRSSVDSISKASGQKLSAGSDSTGEGQSFQQYREYEKKLDGAWSQPVEQSVHSNSTTERHEMYQGQCQLDRCVEMKEKFWRMSDCEDFCRETYSSLSSPSAQYQCCLMADCDPCDPEGERIERSEQTSNSTVSKPSSPVSDESYGKRPVKRLKADVAGLVDVNQVESPKEQKPVVNGGNHACGETLHSEITELPTKSHCSSLGVINADTDDMLRQGSEGVHNMEIVTEKELHCVKDDIEMKDSKSVDQTASGVKLSLRRKGGASILYALTAEEIRDHLSSLINQHTCLGKLTSQETQNNEGLPDQNTCSLCGMEKLLFEPPPRFCALCFKIINSTGCYYAEVENGKDKSSICSKCHHLSSSRAKYVKRFDYAETDAETEWWVQCDKCKAWQHQICALFNKKCEGAKAEYTCANCFLKEKDSGDIYALESSTVLGAQELPRTKLSDHIEQRLSERLEQDRQQRASTSGKGAEEVPRVEGLTVRVVSSADRVLQVQPRFHEFFKQEKYPGEFPYKSKAILLFQKIEGVDVCLFAMYVQEYGSDCPSPNQRHVYLAYIDSVKYFRPEIKSASGEALRTFVYHEILIGYLDYCKKRGFVSCSIWACPSTKRDDYVLYCHPTVQKMPKSDKLRSWYQNLIKKAVKEGVVVERNTLYDFFLQPANECKANISAACLPYCENDFWPGEAERLLEKKDDKTSQKQETQVGRLLRVAKRDDRKGNLEDILLVHKLGERMRTMKEDFMMLCLQQFCKHCHQPIVSGRSWVCTSCKNFHLCDKCHAEEQNTAQKDRHPATTKQKHAFERIEVESLPETDDGDPIMESKYFDSRIDFLKHCQDNQFQFDTLRRAKHSTMMILYYLHNSSCSACHHAVDRCLVWRCLRCIGCTFCDPCYKQNGESLHIHELTQIDTSKKNAQDYVECLVHASRCFDPRNCTLQVCLTLKKLFFHGVRCDIRARNWGGCQKCVFMWKILLHHSKGCNDTDCTVPRCRDIKVYMAEKMKLPGPV